Proteins from one Amycolatopsis benzoatilytica AK 16/65 genomic window:
- a CDS encoding aromatic/alkene monooxygenase hydroxylase subunit beta, with product MASNPTATRSFPKVEFTDSEAGALEFPSSKSRTYNYFKPAKLRATVYEDVTVDVQPDPDRHLSQGWIYGFGDGPGGYPHEWTRAKSSNWHAFLDPNEEWEQTLYRNNSAVVRQVSLSLENAKRANAYGNWKPAWQTFIARNLGAWMHAENGMALHVFTSIQRSGPTNMINTAVAVTAAHKMRFAQDLALFNLDLSDSLESFDGGAHREVWQSAEEWQPTRRVVEELTAVGDWAELLFATNVVFEQLVGQLFRSELVMQISAANGDYVTPTLVGTGEYDYSRDLAYTRSLFQLLTRDDEHGAANKELFGEWLSTWVPKCLTAAEALQPIWSQPAEKARTFADSLAASKEKFAQLLEEIGLDVPKELEK from the coding sequence ATGGCGAGCAATCCAACAGCGACCCGGAGCTTCCCGAAGGTGGAGTTCACCGACTCCGAGGCCGGGGCGCTGGAATTCCCCAGCTCGAAGAGCCGTACGTACAACTACTTCAAGCCCGCCAAGCTCCGCGCGACGGTGTACGAGGACGTCACCGTCGACGTGCAGCCGGACCCGGACCGGCACCTGAGCCAAGGCTGGATCTACGGCTTCGGCGACGGCCCGGGCGGTTACCCGCACGAGTGGACGCGGGCGAAGTCCTCGAACTGGCACGCGTTCCTCGACCCCAACGAGGAGTGGGAGCAGACGCTCTACCGCAACAACTCGGCGGTCGTGCGCCAGGTCTCGCTGAGCCTGGAGAACGCCAAGCGCGCCAACGCCTACGGCAACTGGAAGCCGGCCTGGCAGACCTTCATCGCGCGCAACCTCGGCGCGTGGATGCACGCCGAGAACGGCATGGCGCTGCACGTGTTCACCTCGATCCAGCGCTCCGGCCCGACCAACATGATCAATACCGCGGTGGCGGTCACAGCGGCGCACAAGATGCGCTTCGCGCAGGACCTCGCGCTGTTCAACCTCGACCTGTCCGACTCGCTGGAGAGCTTCGACGGCGGCGCGCACCGGGAGGTCTGGCAGTCGGCGGAGGAATGGCAGCCCACCCGCCGCGTGGTCGAGGAGCTGACCGCGGTCGGCGACTGGGCGGAACTGCTCTTCGCCACCAACGTCGTGTTCGAGCAGCTGGTCGGCCAGCTGTTCCGGTCTGAGCTGGTCATGCAGATCTCGGCCGCGAACGGCGACTACGTGACGCCGACGCTGGTCGGCACCGGCGAGTACGACTACAGCCGCGACCTCGCCTACACCCGGTCGCTGTTCCAGCTGCTCACCCGCGACGACGAACACGGCGCCGCCAACAAGGAGCTGTTCGGCGAGTGGCTGTCGACCTGGGTGCCCAAGTGCCTCACCGCGGCCGAGGCGCTGCAGCCGATCTGGTCGCAGCCGGCGGAGAAGGCGCGCACGTTCGCCGACTCGCTCGCCGCGAGCAAGGAGAAGTTCGCCCAGCTCCTCGAGGAGATCGGGCTCGACGTTCCGAAGGAGCTGGAGAAGTGA
- a CDS encoding 2Fe-2S iron-sulfur cluster-binding protein, whose protein sequence is MADKHRISFEPVDIEMEVGEEENVLDAAFRQGIHLMHGCREGQCSACKSYVLEGDLQMERYSTFACNDAEVEEGYVLLCRAHAFSDCTIELLNFDEEELLNSAPLQEVTTEVVGLVEHTHDIVGLKLRPVDPPAYEYKAGQYADVTIPGTDEHRSFSMATIPGADHVEFVIKKYPGGKFSALLDDGISVGDTIRLTGPYGNFTLKNGHVLPLVLMAGGAGMAPVLSLLRHLSETEDPRRIRFYYGARTVADLFYLDEIKALGDRLNDFEFVVALSESVEGADDLGVTADSGMVTTVVEAREPELHRTEVYLCGPPPMVDAALELAARQGVPDDQVFFDKFTTSVRDE, encoded by the coding sequence ATGGCCGACAAGCATCGCATTTCTTTCGAACCGGTCGACATCGAGATGGAGGTCGGCGAGGAGGAGAACGTCCTGGACGCCGCCTTCCGCCAGGGCATCCACCTCATGCACGGCTGCCGCGAGGGGCAGTGCTCGGCGTGCAAGTCCTATGTGCTCGAAGGCGACCTGCAAATGGAGCGGTACTCCACGTTCGCGTGCAACGACGCGGAGGTCGAGGAAGGCTACGTGCTGCTGTGCCGGGCACACGCGTTCAGCGACTGCACCATCGAGCTGCTCAACTTCGACGAGGAAGAGCTGCTCAACTCCGCTCCGCTGCAGGAGGTCACGACCGAGGTGGTCGGGCTCGTCGAGCACACGCACGACATCGTCGGCCTGAAGCTTCGCCCGGTGGACCCGCCGGCCTACGAGTACAAGGCCGGGCAGTACGCCGACGTGACCATCCCCGGGACCGACGAACACCGGTCGTTCTCGATGGCCACGATTCCGGGCGCTGACCACGTCGAATTCGTGATCAAGAAGTACCCGGGCGGCAAGTTCTCGGCGTTGCTCGACGACGGAATCTCCGTCGGCGACACGATCCGGTTGACCGGGCCGTACGGCAACTTCACGCTCAAGAACGGGCACGTACTGCCGTTGGTGCTGATGGCGGGCGGCGCGGGCATGGCTCCCGTGCTCAGCCTGCTGCGGCACTTGAGCGAAACGGAAGACCCGCGGCGGATCCGGTTCTACTACGGCGCGCGCACCGTGGCGGATCTGTTCTACCTGGACGAGATCAAGGCCCTGGGCGACCGGCTGAACGATTTCGAGTTCGTGGTGGCCCTTTCCGAGTCGGTGGAGGGCGCCGACGATCTCGGCGTCACCGCGGATTCCGGAATGGTCACCACCGTGGTCGAAGCACGCGAGCCCGAGCTGCACCGCACCGAGGTGTACCTCTGCGGGCCGCCGCCGATGGTCGACGCCGCGCTGGAACTCGCGGCACGGCAAGGAGTTCCGGACGATCAGGTGTTCTTCGACAAGTTCACCACGTCGGTTCGAGACGAGTAG
- a CDS encoding amidohydrolase family protein, whose translation MYEKDGEQYYVVDGHVHIWDARESNIKNIHGKQFIDCFYDYHRNLSPEEVVWDYDTYSYYGPERFMKDVFGDGHVDHAVFQATLLRDFYHNCFGQTEEAFGLAQQHPGKLTYNHAYDPRDGEAGLDQLRSDAERMQLKGVKLYTAEWHGDSRGYRLDDPWSRRYLEECLKLGIKNIHVHKGPTIRPLDRDAFDVADIDHVATDYLDLNFIVEHVGLPRLEDFCWIATQESNVYGGLAVAMPFIHARPRYFAQIIGELLYWLGEDKILFGSDYALWTPQWLVEKFVDFQMPADLPEYPQITVAQKKKILGLNAAALYDLDVPQQLRLPAETAAGAQ comes from the coding sequence ATGTATGAGAAGGATGGCGAGCAGTACTACGTCGTCGACGGGCATGTCCACATCTGGGACGCGCGGGAGTCGAACATCAAGAACATCCACGGGAAGCAGTTCATCGACTGCTTCTACGACTACCACCGCAACCTCAGCCCGGAGGAGGTGGTCTGGGACTACGACACCTACAGCTACTACGGCCCGGAGCGCTTCATGAAGGACGTGTTCGGCGACGGCCACGTCGACCACGCGGTCTTCCAGGCCACGCTGCTGCGGGACTTCTACCACAACTGCTTCGGACAGACCGAGGAAGCGTTCGGCCTCGCCCAGCAGCACCCGGGCAAGCTGACCTACAACCACGCCTACGACCCGCGCGACGGCGAGGCCGGCCTTGATCAGCTGCGCAGCGACGCCGAGCGGATGCAGCTCAAGGGCGTGAAGCTCTACACCGCCGAGTGGCACGGCGACTCCCGCGGCTACCGGCTGGACGACCCGTGGTCCCGTCGCTATCTCGAGGAATGCCTGAAGCTGGGCATCAAGAACATCCACGTCCACAAGGGACCGACGATCCGGCCGCTGGACCGCGACGCGTTCGACGTCGCCGACATCGACCACGTCGCGACCGACTACCTCGACCTGAACTTCATCGTCGAGCACGTCGGCCTGCCGCGGTTGGAGGACTTCTGCTGGATCGCCACCCAGGAGTCCAATGTGTACGGCGGCCTGGCGGTGGCGATGCCGTTCATCCACGCCCGCCCGCGCTACTTCGCGCAGATCATCGGCGAACTGCTGTACTGGCTGGGCGAGGACAAGATCCTCTTCGGCAGCGACTACGCGCTGTGGACGCCGCAGTGGCTGGTGGAGAAGTTCGTGGACTTCCAAATGCCCGCGGACCTGCCGGAGTACCCGCAGATCACGGTGGCGCAGAAGAAGAAAATCCTCGGGCTGAACGCCGCCGCGCTGTACGACCTGGACGTGCCGCAGCAGCTGCGACTGCCCGCGGAGACCGCCGCTGGTGCCCAATGA
- a CDS encoding putative quinol monooxygenase has translation MIFITAKFRVKPEHAGQWPAIAREFTESTRAEPGCKWFDWSRSLADPAEYVLVEAFADPEAGAAHVQSAHFRKAQEVLPGYLAETPRIVHAEVDQGDWSELGEMAVTG, from the coding sequence ATGATCTTCATCACCGCCAAGTTCCGGGTCAAACCAGAGCACGCCGGTCAATGGCCGGCCATCGCGCGCGAGTTCACCGAGTCGACTCGCGCCGAGCCGGGGTGCAAGTGGTTCGACTGGTCGCGCAGCCTCGCCGATCCGGCGGAATACGTACTGGTCGAAGCGTTCGCTGATCCGGAAGCCGGGGCCGCGCACGTCCAGTCCGCGCATTTCCGGAAAGCGCAGGAGGTTCTTCCCGGATATCTGGCCGAAACGCCGCGCATCGTGCATGCGGAGGTGGATCAGGGCGACTGGTCCGAACTCGGCGAAATGGCGGTCACCGGCTGA
- the mimD gene encoding propane 2-monooxygenase effector subunit MimD has product MQFGAQTEISNMCGVTLMNTPIGRVVADVMGSKKGVELVEYPSMIRVDGTRLLEFDYAELTEALGQEFDGSIFEEISSTHYGRMVHLDDRTLLFANPEDAAEYIGFDLLAQG; this is encoded by the coding sequence ATGCAGTTCGGTGCGCAAACCGAAATCTCGAACATGTGCGGCGTCACCCTGATGAACACCCCGATCGGCCGGGTCGTGGCCGACGTCATGGGGTCGAAGAAGGGCGTCGAACTCGTCGAGTACCCGTCGATGATCCGGGTCGACGGCACCCGGCTGCTCGAATTCGACTACGCCGAGCTGACCGAGGCACTCGGCCAGGAGTTCGACGGGTCGATCTTCGAGGAGATCAGCTCCACCCACTACGGCCGGATGGTGCACCTCGACGACCGCACCCTGCTCTTCGCCAACCCCGAAGACGCCGCCGAATACATCGGTTTCGACCTGCTGGCGCAGGGCTGA
- a CDS encoding methane monooxygenase produces MSRQSLTKAHNKITELSWEPTFATPATRFGTDYTFEKAPKKDPLKQIMRSYFPMEEEKDNRVFGAMDGAIRGNMFRQVQQRWLEWQKLFLSIIPFPEISAARAMPMAIDAVPNPEIHNGLAVQMIDEVRHSTIQMNLKKLYMNNYIDPAGFDITEKAFANNYAGTIGRQFGEGFITGDAITAANIYLTVVAETAFTNTLFVAMPDEAAANGDYLLPTVFHSVQSDESRHISNGYSILLMALADERNRPLLERDLRYAWWNNHCVVDAAIGTFIEYGTKDRRKNRESYAEMWRRWIYDDYYRSYLLPLEKYGLVIPHDLVEEAWNRITNKHYVHRVAQFFATGWPVNYWRIDGMTDADFEWFEDKYPGWYDQFGKWWEAYNRLRYPGRNKPIAFEDVGYEYPHRCWTCMVPALIREDMVVDKVDNQWRTYCSETCAWTDKVAFRPEYEGRPTPNMGRLTGQREWETLHHGRDLADIVKDLGYVRDDGKTLIPQPHLDLDDPKKLWTLADLKGIQFGSPNVTLNEMTDAEREAWAAAYRANPNVTAA; encoded by the coding sequence GTGAGCAGGCAGAGCCTTACCAAGGCGCACAACAAGATCACCGAACTGTCGTGGGAACCGACGTTCGCCACGCCGGCGACCCGGTTCGGCACCGACTACACGTTCGAGAAGGCGCCGAAGAAGGACCCGCTGAAGCAGATCATGCGGTCCTACTTCCCGATGGAGGAGGAAAAGGACAACCGCGTCTTCGGCGCGATGGACGGCGCGATCCGCGGGAACATGTTCCGGCAGGTGCAGCAGCGCTGGCTGGAATGGCAGAAGCTGTTCCTCTCGATCATCCCGTTCCCGGAGATCTCCGCGGCCCGGGCGATGCCGATGGCGATCGACGCGGTGCCGAACCCGGAGATCCACAACGGGCTCGCGGTTCAGATGATCGACGAGGTCCGGCACTCGACGATCCAGATGAACCTCAAAAAGCTCTACATGAACAACTACATCGACCCGGCCGGATTCGACATCACCGAGAAGGCGTTCGCGAACAACTACGCGGGCACCATCGGCCGCCAGTTCGGTGAAGGCTTCATCACCGGCGACGCGATCACCGCGGCGAACATCTACCTGACCGTGGTCGCCGAAACCGCGTTCACCAACACCCTGTTCGTCGCGATGCCGGACGAGGCGGCGGCCAACGGCGACTACCTGCTTCCGACGGTGTTCCACTCGGTGCAGTCGGACGAGTCGCGGCACATCAGCAACGGCTACTCGATCCTGCTGATGGCGCTGGCCGACGAGCGCAACCGGCCGCTGCTGGAGCGCGACCTGCGCTACGCGTGGTGGAACAACCACTGCGTGGTCGACGCCGCGATCGGCACGTTCATCGAGTACGGCACCAAGGACCGCCGCAAGAACCGCGAATCCTATGCCGAGATGTGGCGGCGCTGGATCTACGACGACTACTACCGCAGCTACTTGCTGCCGCTGGAGAAGTACGGCCTGGTGATCCCGCACGACCTCGTCGAGGAAGCGTGGAACCGGATCACCAACAAGCACTACGTGCACCGCGTCGCGCAGTTCTTCGCGACCGGCTGGCCGGTGAACTACTGGCGCATCGACGGCATGACCGATGCCGACTTCGAGTGGTTCGAGGACAAGTACCCGGGCTGGTACGACCAGTTCGGCAAGTGGTGGGAGGCCTACAACCGGCTGCGCTACCCGGGCCGGAACAAGCCGATCGCGTTCGAGGACGTCGGCTACGAGTACCCGCACCGCTGCTGGACCTGCATGGTCCCCGCGCTCATCCGCGAGGACATGGTGGTCGACAAGGTCGACAACCAGTGGCGCACCTACTGCTCGGAGACCTGCGCCTGGACCGACAAGGTCGCGTTCCGGCCCGAGTACGAGGGCCGGCCGACGCCGAACATGGGCCGGCTCACCGGGCAGCGCGAGTGGGAGACCCTGCACCACGGCCGCGACCTCGCCGACATCGTCAAGGACCTGGGCTACGTGCGCGACGACGGGAAGACGCTGATCCCGCAGCCGCACCTGGACCTCGACGACCCCAAGAAGCTCTGGACGCTGGCCGATCTGAAGGGCATCCAGTTCGGCAGCCCGAACGTCACGCTGAACGAGATGACCGACGCCGAACGCGAAGCGTGGGCCGCGGCTTACCGCGCCAACCCGAACGTCACGGCTGCCTGA
- a CDS encoding alkaline phosphatase family protein: MRSKYLAAAVLAAASVVVAGSASAASTLPSIGHVFVINLENKGYDETWGPGSAAPYLSQTLRAQGVLLTQYYGIGHNSLDNYVAQISGQGPNSETQADCQVYDEFQQVGSVAPGQAVGQGCVYPASVPTLPGQLAAAGLTWKAYLEDMGTSCRHPAIGAVDDTQKAKVGDQYAARHNPFVYFHSVIDTPACAADVDLSALPGDLSSPQTTANLTYITPNLCHDAHDAPCVDGEPGGLVSADAWLRQWVPQITSSPAFGRDGMLVIAFDESDGPSSDSSACCGEGPGPNAPLPGITGLGGGRTGALVLSKYTAPGSWNDRPYNHYSLLASIENQFGLSRLGYAASSGVTAFGLDVFNR; this comes from the coding sequence ATGAGAAGCAAATACCTGGCCGCGGCCGTGCTGGCGGCGGCTTCGGTCGTCGTCGCGGGCTCCGCGAGCGCCGCCTCGACGTTGCCCTCGATCGGGCACGTGTTCGTGATCAACCTGGAGAACAAGGGATACGACGAGACCTGGGGCCCCGGGTCGGCCGCGCCCTATCTCAGCCAGACCCTGCGCGCGCAGGGCGTCCTGCTGACGCAGTACTACGGGATCGGGCACAACAGCCTCGACAATTACGTCGCGCAGATTTCCGGGCAGGGACCGAATTCCGAAACGCAGGCGGACTGCCAGGTCTACGACGAGTTCCAGCAGGTCGGCTCGGTCGCTCCGGGCCAGGCGGTCGGCCAGGGCTGCGTCTACCCGGCGTCCGTGCCGACGCTGCCAGGTCAGCTCGCCGCCGCGGGCCTGACCTGGAAGGCGTACCTCGAGGACATGGGCACCTCGTGCCGCCACCCGGCGATCGGCGCGGTCGACGACACGCAGAAGGCCAAGGTCGGCGACCAGTACGCGGCCCGGCACAACCCGTTCGTCTACTTCCATTCGGTGATCGACACCCCGGCGTGCGCCGCCGACGTCGACCTCTCGGCGCTGCCCGGCGACCTGTCCTCGCCGCAGACAACGGCGAATCTCACCTACATCACGCCGAACCTGTGCCACGACGCGCACGACGCGCCCTGTGTGGACGGGGAACCCGGCGGCCTGGTCTCCGCGGACGCCTGGCTGCGCCAGTGGGTCCCGCAGATCACCTCGTCGCCCGCCTTCGGCCGCGACGGGATGCTGGTGATCGCTTTCGACGAATCCGACGGGCCAAGTTCGGACTCCAGCGCGTGCTGCGGCGAAGGCCCCGGCCCGAACGCCCCGCTGCCCGGGATCACCGGGCTCGGCGGCGGCCGCACCGGAGCGTTGGTGCTCTCGAAATACACCGCGCCCGGCAGCTGGAACGACCGTCCGTACAACCATTACAGCCTGCTGGCCAGCATCGAGAACCAGTTCGGACTGTCCCGGCTGGGATACGCGGCGAGCAGCGGCGTGACCGCGTTCGGACTGGATGTCTTCAACCGGTGA
- a CDS encoding sigma-54-dependent Fis family transcriptional regulator, translating to MATRGNETMRDLRELFLSRRTPEMSGVRDVITASWQRALENRVDVERPEPVYVSDRDEESLLAHSAAPVLANLSEELAGHPTAILLTDANGLVVDRFSPDHALTAGLDEVRLAPGYSYAEESVGTNGIGTALECQKSVLVSGFEHFNGELTGFECAGAPIVHPIRGHLAGVLDLTSWAEASGPLLLTLARTTAKRIEEAMLASTGARELALFREYLAACQRGSGAVLAVNHDVVMVNSHAEERYDVTDRSALITHATDLAGSAKPATVLADLPSGVSARLEYRPVFNGSTLAGGIFRVKNQTGPRRASARAELQLPGLAGASPAWRQASAAADASLGGGQWLALSGEPGVGKTAIARAVALRHGRRQVVVDCASVDADEEWLPALAEEAACSDPPVVLLQHLDALDDSALPALADLFTAWQNDPAQHAPAWVVATVGSEPAGPGVQGTVMAFFARKIDVPPLRHRIEDVQRLVPHLLGRRAGSRTLSASDACVRQLMRLPWPGNVRQLDRVLAAAAHHLHGGVLDVADLPAECRTFTRRRLTKLETIERDAIVRSLAANRGSKERAASDLGMSRATIYRKIRAFGIVDEAC from the coding sequence GTGGCGACTCGAGGCAACGAGACCATGCGCGACCTGCGGGAGCTGTTCCTCTCCCGGCGGACACCCGAGATGTCGGGAGTGCGCGACGTCATCACCGCGTCCTGGCAGCGGGCGCTCGAGAACCGGGTCGACGTCGAGCGGCCGGAGCCGGTTTACGTGTCCGATCGCGACGAGGAGAGCCTGCTCGCGCACAGTGCGGCGCCAGTGCTGGCGAATCTGTCCGAAGAGCTGGCCGGCCATCCGACCGCGATCCTGCTGACCGACGCGAACGGCCTGGTGGTCGACCGGTTCAGCCCCGATCACGCGCTCACCGCCGGACTCGACGAGGTGCGGCTCGCCCCGGGCTACAGCTACGCCGAGGAGTCGGTGGGCACCAACGGCATCGGCACCGCGCTCGAATGCCAGAAGTCCGTGCTGGTGTCCGGCTTCGAGCACTTCAACGGCGAACTGACCGGCTTCGAATGCGCCGGCGCGCCGATCGTGCACCCGATCCGGGGCCATCTGGCGGGCGTTCTCGACCTCACGTCGTGGGCCGAGGCATCCGGCCCGCTCCTGCTGACGCTGGCCCGCACCACCGCGAAGCGCATCGAAGAAGCGATGCTCGCCAGCACCGGTGCGCGCGAACTGGCCCTCTTCCGGGAGTACCTCGCCGCGTGCCAGCGTGGCTCGGGGGCAGTCCTGGCGGTGAACCACGACGTCGTCATGGTCAACAGTCACGCCGAGGAGCGCTACGACGTCACCGATCGCTCGGCGCTGATCACCCACGCCACGGATCTCGCCGGTTCCGCCAAACCCGCGACAGTGCTGGCCGATTTGCCGTCCGGAGTCAGCGCGCGCCTCGAATACCGGCCGGTATTCAACGGCAGCACGCTCGCTGGCGGCATCTTCCGAGTCAAGAACCAGACCGGTCCGCGGCGCGCCTCCGCCCGTGCCGAGCTCCAGCTGCCCGGCCTGGCCGGGGCGAGCCCGGCGTGGCGACAGGCCAGCGCGGCCGCCGACGCGAGCCTCGGCGGCGGGCAGTGGCTCGCGCTGAGCGGGGAGCCCGGCGTCGGGAAGACGGCCATCGCCCGCGCGGTCGCGCTGCGGCACGGACGACGCCAAGTGGTTGTCGACTGCGCTTCGGTGGACGCCGACGAGGAATGGCTGCCCGCGCTCGCTGAAGAAGCGGCCTGCAGTGACCCGCCGGTCGTGCTTCTGCAACACCTGGACGCGCTCGACGACAGTGCGTTGCCCGCGCTGGCCGACCTGTTCACCGCATGGCAGAACGACCCCGCTCAGCACGCTCCCGCATGGGTCGTGGCGACGGTCGGCAGCGAGCCGGCCGGTCCGGGCGTCCAAGGCACGGTGATGGCGTTCTTCGCCCGCAAGATCGACGTCCCGCCGCTGCGCCATCGGATCGAGGACGTGCAGCGGCTCGTGCCGCACCTGCTGGGCCGTCGAGCGGGCAGCCGGACTCTGTCCGCTTCGGACGCGTGCGTCCGGCAGCTGATGCGGCTGCCCTGGCCGGGCAACGTCCGCCAGCTCGACCGGGTACTCGCCGCCGCGGCGCACCACCTGCACGGCGGCGTGCTGGACGTCGCGGACCTGCCCGCCGAATGCCGCACGTTCACCCGGCGCCGGCTCACCAAGCTCGAGACCATCGAACGCGACGCGATCGTCCGCAGTCTGGCCGCGAATCGCGGCAGCAAAGAACGCGCGGCGAGCGATCTCGGCATGTCGCGGGCCACTATCTACCGCAAAATCCGCGCCTTCGGAATCGTCGACGAAGCGTGCTGA
- a CDS encoding CocE/NonD family hydrolase, giving the protein MTTLHFSVLAGPGGAESCDIVGDLYLPADANSRHRVPAVLTTNGFGGSKDDQAGLARYFAGQDYAVLSYSGLGFGGSGCKITLDDPDWDGQAASQLVSFLGGQNGIAYADAAHTQPVAGLDSVVHDQVDHAGNHDQYDPRVGMIGGSYGGEVQFAAASVDPRIDTLVPLITWNDLSYSLTPNNTDVRSGVTSNGSGVTKLTWPLLFFSEGALLDSATGFQYDPSRVIGCPNFPTEVCTGLAAAGTLGYPTSDLLALTRHASVSTYADRIHVPVLLMQGENDTLFNLNEAAATYQTLKAQGTPVKMVWQSWGHSGSTPAPGELDLSNPDPGTQYETARVASWFGQYLADGPADTSPDFAYFRDWVSYTGIATPAYGTAPAYPAGNPTQYYLSGTGLVTDPARIAAGSQSFVTPPAGFPTSSSGIDAFSPNLPPDYNLPGTYASWTGAALPAAVDVAGAPTLDVRVQAPTAVLSSPSGPAGQLVLFAKIYDVAPDGTESLVHNLIAPARVVDPTAPVHITLPAIVHQFAAGHAIRVMLASGDLNYRGGLALAPVTVSTGDSGQVLTLPTTS; this is encoded by the coding sequence GTGACCACACTGCATTTCAGCGTGCTGGCCGGACCGGGCGGAGCGGAGAGCTGCGACATCGTCGGCGACCTCTACCTGCCCGCCGACGCGAACTCGCGACACCGGGTCCCGGCTGTTCTCACCACCAACGGGTTCGGCGGCTCGAAGGACGACCAGGCCGGGCTCGCGCGGTACTTCGCCGGACAGGACTACGCGGTGCTGTCCTACTCCGGGCTCGGCTTCGGCGGCTCGGGGTGCAAGATCACCCTCGACGATCCGGACTGGGACGGGCAGGCGGCGAGCCAGCTGGTGAGCTTCCTCGGCGGCCAGAACGGAATCGCCTACGCCGACGCCGCGCACACGCAGCCGGTGGCGGGACTCGACTCCGTCGTGCACGACCAGGTCGACCACGCGGGCAACCACGACCAATACGATCCGCGGGTCGGCATGATCGGCGGCTCCTACGGCGGCGAGGTGCAGTTCGCGGCGGCTTCGGTCGACCCCCGGATCGACACGCTCGTCCCGTTGATCACCTGGAACGACCTCTCGTACTCGCTGACCCCGAACAACACTGACGTGCGCAGTGGCGTGACCTCCAACGGATCCGGCGTCACCAAGCTGACCTGGCCGCTGCTGTTCTTCTCGGAGGGCGCGCTGCTCGACAGCGCGACCGGCTTCCAGTACGACCCGTCGCGGGTGATCGGCTGCCCGAACTTCCCGACCGAGGTCTGCACCGGGCTCGCCGCGGCCGGGACGCTCGGCTATCCCACGAGCGATCTGCTGGCCTTGACGCGGCACGCCTCGGTCAGCACCTACGCCGACCGGATCCACGTCCCGGTGCTGCTGATGCAGGGAGAAAACGACACGCTGTTCAACCTCAACGAGGCAGCCGCGACCTATCAGACGCTGAAAGCACAGGGCACGCCGGTGAAGATGGTCTGGCAGTCCTGGGGCCACTCGGGCTCGACGCCCGCGCCCGGCGAACTCGATCTGTCCAATCCGGACCCGGGCACGCAGTACGAGACGGCCCGGGTGGCGAGCTGGTTCGGCCAGTACCTCGCCGACGGCCCCGCCGACACCTCCCCGGACTTCGCCTACTTCCGCGACTGGGTGTCCTACACCGGGATCGCGACCCCGGCCTACGGCACCGCGCCGGCTTACCCGGCGGGCAACCCGACGCAGTACTACCTCTCCGGCACCGGCCTGGTCACCGATCCGGCTCGGATCGCGGCCGGTTCGCAAAGCTTCGTCACCCCGCCGGCCGGATTCCCGACCAGCTCCTCGGGCATCGACGCGTTCTCGCCGAACCTGCCGCCGGACTACAACCTTCCCGGCACCTACGCGTCCTGGACCGGCGCCGCGCTGCCAGCGGCGGTCGACGTGGCCGGTGCGCCGACGCTCGACGTGCGGGTGCAGGCTCCCACCGCGGTCCTGAGCAGCCCGAGCGGACCGGCCGGACAGCTCGTGCTGTTCGCGAAGATCTACGACGTCGCGCCGGACGGCACGGAAAGCCTGGTGCACAACCTGATCGCGCCCGCGCGAGTCGTGGACCCGACCGCACCGGTACACATCACGTTGCCCGCGATCGTGCACCAGTTCGCCGCCGGCCACGCCATCCGCGTCATGCTGGCCAGCGGCGACCTGAACTACCGGGGCGGGCTCGCCCTCGCCCCGGTGACGGTCAGCACCGGCGACTCCGGCCAGGTCCTCACCCTGCCCACGACGAGCTGA